The following is a genomic window from Pirellulales bacterium.
CACCCTCTGGAATCCCACCGATGGCGCACTGCTGCGGCGGATCGGCAACGTCGCGCAGCGCGTGTATGGCCTGGCCTACAACCACGACGGATCGTTGCTCGCCATCGCCAGCGGCACGCCGGGCCAGGTCGGCGACGTGCGGCTCGTGAATCCGGCCACCGGCGAACTGGTGCGTGAACTGGGCCGCATGGCCGACGTCGTCTATGGCGTGGCCTTCAATCCTGACGGAACGCGACTGGCCGCATGCAGTGCCGATCGCTCGATTCGCGTCTACGACGTGGCTACCGGCGAGCAGCAACTCCTGATCGAAGATCATGCCGATTGGGTGCTGGCCGTCGCCTGGAGCCCCGACGGTTCGAAGCTCGCCTCGGCCAGCCGCGACAAGACGTCGAAGGTCTTCGACGCCGCCACGGGCGATTCGCTGGCCACCTTCGCCGGACATGGCGAAACGGTCTACTCCGTCAGCTTCAATGCCGACGGCGCGCAAGTGCTCACCGGCGGCGGCAACAAGGTGGTCCACATCTGGAACCCGGCCGACGCCGCCAAGATCGGCGATATCGGCGGCTATGGAGGCGACGTGACGCAAATCCTCGTCCGGGGCGATCAGATCTACAGTTCTTCGGCCGATACGCAGGCCCGGCAGCACGGTGGCGAAAAGCGCGAACAAGTCCGCGTCTACGCGGGTCATCGAGATTGGATCTATTCGCTGACGATCTCCGAGGCCGCGGGGCGCCTTGCCACCGGCGGATATGATGGCGAAGTGCGGGTTTGGAATCTGGCCGACGGGGCGCAGACGGCCGCCTTTATCGTTTCGCCCGGACTGGGCACGACGGCCGCCGCCCAGGCCGCGGCGCAGTAAGCCCGGCATCGGCCCACGCCTCTCGCGAGTTACGTGCATGGCACGCGTCGTTCTGGCAATGTCGGGGGGAGTCGACAGCAGCGTCGCCGCCTGCCTGCTGCGCGATGCCGGGCATGAGGTGATCGGCCTCTTCATGCGGCACGGCGAGCCCGCCCCGGTCGCCTGTGCGATCAAGAACGAGTCATTTCCGGCCGACGCGAAGCTCGGCGCGCTGCCGATCGTCAATCCGAACATGCACAAGCAGGGCTGTTGTAGCGCCGCCGACGCCGACGATGCACGCCGCGTCGCCGAACGGTTGGGCATCGTTTTCTACGCGCTCAACTTCGAGTCGGAGTTCGAGCAGATCATCGACTACTTTGTCGACGAGTACAGCTCGGGCCGCACGCCGAATCCCTGCGTCATGTGCAACAACTGGCTCAAGTTCGGCCGTATCTGCGACTACGCCGACAGTATCGGCGCCGACTATGTCGCCACGGGGCATTACGCGCAGCTCACGCCGCCGGCCAGCGACGATGACTTTCCGGCGCTGCGGCGCGGGTTCGATGGCACGAAGGATCAGTCGTACGTGCTGTTCGGGCTCGATCGCGGCGTGCTGCCGCGGCTCCTCTTCCCGGTCGGCGGTTATCGCAAGGAGCGCATTCGCGAGCTGGCGCACGAGTTCAACCTGCGCGTGGCGGCCAAGCGCGACAGCCAGGAAATCTGCTTCGTGCCCGACAACGACCATGCCACCTTCGTGCGTCGCCGCCGCGGAGCCGAGGATCTCTCGGGCGAGATCGTCCTGGCCGATGGTACGGTGGTCGGTCGCCACGAAGGGCTCGAGGGGTTCACCATCGGCCAGCGCAAGGGGCTGGGCGTGGCCCTGGGGGAGCGCCGCTTCGTCTTGCGCATCGAGCGCGACACCCGCCGCGTGGTGATCGGCACGCGCGACGAGTTGGCTCGCGGCGCGTTCACCGCCGAGCGCGCGAACTGGCTGATCGATGAGCCGAGCGAGCCGCTGCACTGCGACGTGCAGATTCGCTACAACAGCGTGGCCACGCCGGCCACCGTCCTTCCACTCGGCAAAGGCCGCTTCCGCGTCGAGTTCGACGAGCCGCGACACGGCATTGCCCCCGGCCAGGCCGCCGTCTGCTACCACGGCGACCACGTCCTTGGCGGCGGCTGGATCGAGTAGCAGATTCGATCGAGGAATGCACTGGCTGTCAGCCTGTGCAGGGGCCAGCGGGGTGTAGCGGGGTAGCACCGATCATCTTGCGGAAAAAGCTCTCCTTTTGAAATGCACCCAAGTCGCAAGATGGTCGGTGTCGCGCAGCGACCAGAGGGCAAGTGGAAGCCAAGCAATTTCAGCGTGGCGTCAGCGACTCCTCAGTATCTGTTCCTCGGCGCGGGCATGTTCGACGTTGGCAACAAGACAGACTATTCCGGCTTCTGCGGCCCCGCGTCGAGCAGCTCGCGAAGTCGTTCAACTTCTGCATTGAGCGAGTTTAGTCGCTCGGCCGATTCGGACTCGGCCTGGGCACGGCGTGCCAGCTCGGCTTGCAACGTCTCGACAAGAGCCTGCAGGTTGCGCAGCCGCTGGCCAACCTCGCCGTCGCTGGCGGGGGGCGTCCCCTCCGGAGCGTTCTGGTTCTGTAATACCGTAGTGTTCAATCCACGGGCCGAGTTGCGAATCTCGAGCTGATTCGGCGCGATGCGTTGCACCTTGAGTTGCGGACCGAACCGCGAACGCTGCGCCGACTCGTCTGGCGACTGCGCACGAGGCGCCGCCTGATCGAGCACCTGGTTCTGCATCTGCTGGCTCATACCCGCCGCGCCAAGCGTGACGTCCGCCTGGCGTTTCTCTCCCGCGCGCTCGTAGCCGACCGAGAGATGATCGCCCGGTGCCCGCTTGAGAACCTGTGTCTGCACCTGATGCGCGTGGCGCACGGGTTGATCTTCGATCGTGGTGAGCAGATCGCCATCCTCGATCCCGGCCTCGCGTGCCGGCAAGCCGTCGAAGGCTTCGAGCACCCGTACTCCGGCCCCCTGCGGATCGGTCGACAACTTCAGCCCGATCGTCGGACGCTGATGCTCGAGCATGACCAACTCTCCGGGTACGACGGCCTTCGTTAGTCGGGTCACATGCGAGGTGGGGAGCGCGTAGCACCAACCGGTTCGTTCTTCGCCGATCTCGGTGGTGACGAGGATGCCGATCAAACGCCCTTCGTCATCGACCAAACCTGCCCCATGCGAGGTTTCGGCCGTGCGAACGTCCGACTGCAATAGCGGTGGCAGCTTGGCATCGGCCAGTCGGTCGACGCCGCTCAAAACGCCCTGCGAGACGAGCGCTCTCTCGGTGCCACTGGCGGCAGCGGTCATTACCGCGGAGCCGACACGTGGAATCTCGCCACTCACGGGCAGGCCGGGCAACCTGGCATCGGCTACCTGCAACAGGCAAAGGCCCGTGTAGCTATCGAAGACGCGCGGCTCGGCGTCGGCCTGCGAGCCGTCGGGCAAGGTGACTCGCACCTTCGAGGGGAGTGGCGACGCGAGCATCGTGACGATCAATCCCTCTTCGAGCGCCACGCCCGAACCGACCGAGACCTCGGGAATTCTGTTCAGCGCATGGACGAGATTCTGCGATGCGACCACCGCACGTGGCTGACCATCGGGCCCCACGACCACGAGCCGAGAGGCAAGCCCGTTCTCGGCTTGTGTCTCGACGGTTGTCCCGTTCGAGGTGAAGGTCCTGGCTGCCTGACCGGCGCCGGCCGGACCTCCTCCGATCTCTTCCGCGGGCACGTCGGCCATAGCCCGCACGGTGACGGTGTTCGCCGAGAGTTGCTCGGCAATCTCGGCCGTGGGCAACTCGGTCGCCAGCATGCGGTCACTGCCGAAGGACAGCAGCACGCTGGCGAATGAAACTCCAAGAATCTGCCACCGCATGATTCGTCGCGAGCCATCGCTCGCCTCCCAGGCGAATAAACCTCAGACCGCTTAAATCGAAAGGTAGGCCACTTCCGAAGATTCTCCTTCGAGGAGATCGAACACCGCTTCGCGCTCGGGAATGGTCAGTTCCTCGACTTCTTCGTAGGAAGCGACCGGAACGAGCATCACCTCCGGAGCAACCGCGCTACCCGACGTCGTCGCCGGCGGCGCGACCATCCCCGCCACGGCCACCGCGGGGCGAGCATCGGCGGCCGGTCCGTGTCCGACCGAGGACGACTTCCAAACCGCCACGCCCCACACCGTGAGCCCCACGGCCGCCAGGCTGGCTGCCAGCGCCAGCGGCCAGCGCCGTGGCGCACGAGATCGCGCATAGGCAAACTCGCGCGGCACGTCGCGCCGCGCGGGAAACGCGGCCGACAGGTGTCGCGCGTCGTCGCGCAATTGTTCGGCCAGGGCGAGCAGTTCGGGCGAGTCGCGCAGATCATCGTTCAAGGCTGCCGCGGGCTGTTGCGGTTCGCCACGACTCGATTCGTCATATCGCACGGGGAAATACCTCGTTCACGTCGCGCGGCACGTCGCGCAGTAATTCGGCCTGCGGGCCGGTGATTCGTTCGCGCAGGGCGGCCAATCCATGATGAAGGCGGGACTTTACCGTTCCCAGCGGACATTCCATGACTTCGGCGATCTCTTCGTAGCTCAATTGTTCGCTGAACCGCAAGACGAGCACTTCGCGCTGCCCGTCGGGCAAGGTGGCCACGGCGCCCCACAGGCTCCGTTTCCATTCCTCGACTTCGACCCGGGTCTCGGCAGCCGGATGCTGGCGCGGCCGGCGCTCTTCGTTGCCCCACAGCACGCTCAGCTTGTTGCGCCAGATACCGCTGCGTCGGCGCTGACGACGATCGAGATTCAGCAAGATGCCGTACAGCCACGTGTAGACGCTGCTGCGGCCACTGAAGCGATGCGATTCGCGCGCCAGCACGCAGAACGTCTCCTGCGCGAGATCCTCGGCGTCCCAGGGATTGCCCGTCATGATGAGCGCAGCGCGATGGATGCGCTCGAAATAGCGCGTCGCGGCGTCATCGACGTCGATCAATCCCACTGGGTCGAACCTTGCTTGGCAGGGGCGCCGCGTCCCGGGCCCGCGAAGCCCGGGCGAGCCGCACGAAAGGTCTGCACGGCTAGCCACATTCTACGTAGCACGTTCGGGGCGAACCAACGCCCCACGGTGTATTCATGCTTTTGTCGCTACAAGGCCGACAAAAGTTCTCGCGTGAACCGGAGTTCTTCGTCCGGGGTCCTCTTTTCACGCAAGTCCCCCAACCGCTAGAATTTCGGCGTATTATTGAGGGTTATCGGCGGCGGTCAGGATCGACCGTCATCGTCCGCATAACCCGTCGCGGCGGGGCTGACACCGCCAGGCGGACGCGGTGTTCGTCCCCTTATTGCCGTCGGTCCTCAACCCCGGACCGGCGACCGGGAGCCCTGGCATGCACATCCTGCTCGCTACCAGCGAAGCGGTACCTTTCGCCAAGACAGGCGGTCTGGCCGATGTGGCCGGCGCGCTACCTAGCGCCCTTTCGAAGCAGGGGCACAAGGTCACCTTGATGCTGCCGGCGTATCGTTCGGTGCGCCAAACGAACCTCCCCCTGCAGCCAACCGAGATCGAGTTCTCGTTCGCCATGGGGGCCCGCAACGTGACGGGCCGACTGCTCGAAACGCGGCTGCCCGGCAGCGACGTGACCGTTTACCTGGTCGAGCAAGACGACTACTACGATCGCGACGGCCTGTATCGCAGCGGCAACGAAGATTACAAGGACAACTGCGAACGGTTCGTCTTCTTCTGCCGCGCCGTGCTCGAGACGATTCGCCACCTCGATACGCCGGTCGATGTGCTGCACGCGAACGACTGGCA
Proteins encoded in this region:
- the mnmA gene encoding tRNA 2-thiouridine(34) synthase MnmA, which translates into the protein MARVVLAMSGGVDSSVAACLLRDAGHEVIGLFMRHGEPAPVACAIKNESFPADAKLGALPIVNPNMHKQGCCSAADADDARRVAERLGIVFYALNFESEFEQIIDYFVDEYSSGRTPNPCVMCNNWLKFGRICDYADSIGADYVATGHYAQLTPPASDDDFPALRRGFDGTKDQSYVLFGLDRGVLPRLLFPVGGYRKERIRELAHEFNLRVAAKRDSQEICFVPDNDHATFVRRRRGAEDLSGEIVLADGTVVGRHEGLEGFTIGQRKGLGVALGERRFVLRIERDTRRVVIGTRDELARGAFTAERANWLIDEPSEPLHCDVQIRYNSVATPATVLPLGKGRFRVEFDEPRHGIAPGQAAVCYHGDHVLGGGWIE
- a CDS encoding serine protease, with protein sequence MRWQILGVSFASVLLSFGSDRMLATELPTAEIAEQLSANTVTVRAMADVPAEEIGGGPAGAGQAARTFTSNGTTVETQAENGLASRLVVVGPDGQPRAVVASQNLVHALNRIPEVSVGSGVALEEGLIVTMLASPLPSKVRVTLPDGSQADAEPRVFDSYTGLCLLQVADARLPGLPVSGEIPRVGSAVMTAAASGTERALVSQGVLSGVDRLADAKLPPLLQSDVRTAETSHGAGLVDDEGRLIGILVTTEIGEERTGWCYALPTSHVTRLTKAVVPGELVMLEHQRPTIGLKLSTDPQGAGVRVLEAFDGLPAREAGIEDGDLLTTIEDQPVRHAHQVQTQVLKRAPGDHLSVGYERAGEKRQADVTLGAAGMSQQMQNQVLDQAAPRAQSPDESAQRSRFGPQLKVQRIAPNQLEIRNSARGLNTTVLQNQNAPEGTPPASDGEVGQRLRNLQALVETLQAELARRAQAESESAERLNSLNAEVERLRELLDAGPQKPE
- a CDS encoding sigma-70 family RNA polymerase sigma factor; the encoded protein is MIDVDDAATRYFERIHRAALIMTGNPWDAEDLAQETFCVLARESHRFSGRSSVYTWLYGILLNLDRRQRRRSGIWRNKLSVLWGNEERRPRQHPAAETRVEVEEWKRSLWGAVATLPDGQREVLVLRFSEQLSYEEIAEVMECPLGTVKSRLHHGLAALRERITGPQAELLRDVPRDVNEVFPRAI